The DNA window TCAAAATCTTCTTCTTTCTTCTTTTCTTTAATCTCTAAAAAATCTCTTAGTTTAATTTTTATAGACTCCTTAATTTCAGGGATTTTATAATCATTTTTATAATTTGTATCAACTTTTATTGCAACCCATGAATTATATTCCAAATTTTCATTTTCTGAAATTTCTAAGATAAGTCCATCTAATCCATAAAATTTAAAAGGCCCAGTATTGTATTTTAAATCTTTTGTATAAAAAGCTGTTATTTTTGAGCCTCTAAACTCTGCAGTTGCTTTGTTACATAAAAATCCAGCTATATTTTTTGTTTCATTATAATTTGTACTCCATTTTATAACTGGTATATCATCCTCTACAAAATAAATAGTATCACCAATATAATCTTTAATAATAGTTTTATTCGGATTATTTTTATAATAAAAAATTTTATACAGTTTATCCTTGGTGAAAAAAATCGCCTGATTATTATTCATTGAATTTTTTTCATCAAATGTGTTTATTGTGATAGAATCTCTTATACTTACAATATTGTTTTTTGTTATGAACAAATCTTCTTGAAAAGTTGTAAATTTAGAATTCTTGTTCATATAAATAACTTTTATGTTTTGTGAATATAAAACTCCTGTCCAGAAAAATAATAACATTAGTATTGCTTTCATAATAAATAAGTATTAAAACCGTGATTAAATAATCACGGTTCATTTTAAATTAATTTGCTGTTAATTGTTCTAATCTATATTTAGCTAAATCTTGCAATTTTGGTAACTGTACGCCCAGTATTCTTCTGTCCATGAATACACTGCTTCTCCAGCAGAATTATACATAGTAAATGTTATAGTACACGTTCCAAGCAAATCATTGTAGGCAATGTTATTTCTTAGATTTGCATTTGCATTAAAATCCGCTGCAAAAGCAGATAAAGAAAAGAAAGTAGTCATTGCTACAGTAAACAATAATTTTTTCATAAAAAAGAAATTTAATGGTTAATAAATAATTAGTTTTTGATATATGAAAAAATTTCACGTCTAGAATAGAAATGTTTTCATGGTTATCTTCTACAAAAATGAAAAAAAAAAAAAAAAACTACGCAAGTTTTTTCTTGTAAAATTGATGATTTTCAAAAATCCCCTGTGATTTTTTATGAAAAGACTGTTATGAATTTATTTTTACAAAAATTATGTTAAATAAAAGAAGACAATATCTGTGTTTTGTAAAAAATAAACTTTTCCACAAGAAACGTATTCCTGTTGCTAAATTCAGTAATTTTGCAGAAATTTAATTTTCAAATAAAAATTTATCTCAACATCATATGTCTTTAATCAAAAGTATTTCAGGAATCCGTGGAACCATCGGTGGTAAAGTAGATGATAATCTTACACCTGTAGATGTAGTAAAATTTACTGCAGCTTTCGGAACTTGGCTTCAAAAAAATAAAAATAAAAAAGATTTAACCTTAGTCATTGGTCGTGATGCCAGAATTTCTGGTGCTATGGTTAATTCATTGGTTACCGCTACTTTACAAGGATTGGGAATTCATGTGGTAGATTTAGGACTTTCTACTACGCCAACTGTAGAAGTAATGGTTCCAGAACTCAATGCTGATGGCGGAATTATCTTAACCGCTTCTCACAACCCAAAACAATGGAACGCGCTGAAATTGCTCAACGAAAAAGGAGAATTTATCAGTGGTAAAGATGGCGCAGAAATGCTAGAAATCGCCGAAAAAGAAGATTTCAACTTTGCCGAAGTTGACGATTTAGGAAAATACGAAACTAGAACGGATGCTTTTGATATTCATATTCAGAAAATTCTAGATTTACCAATGGTAGATGTAGAAGCGGTGAAAGCTAAAAAATTCAAAGTCGTTCTTGATGCGGTAAATTCTACCGGTGGAATTTCGCTTCCGCCACTTTTAGAAAAATTAGGCTGTGAAGTCGTGAAGTTATATTGCGAACCAAACGGACAATTTCCGCACAATCCAGAACCTTTGAAAGAGCATTTGACAGACATTTGTGATTTAATTAAAAAAGAAGGTGCAGATTTAGGAATTGTAGTGGATCCAGATGTAGACAGATTGGCACTTATTGACGAAAATGGCGAAATGTTCGGCGAAGAATACACTTTGGTAGCTGTGGCAGACTATTTGCTGAGACATAAGAAAGGAGTTGCAATTTCTAATCTTTCTTCGAGCCGAGCTTTGAGAGATGTAGCTAGAAATCTAGATTCAGAATATTTTGCAAGTGCTGTAGGAGAAGTAAATGTGGTGACTTTAATGAAGGAGAAAAATGCAGTTATTGGTGGAGAAGGAAATGGTGGAATTATCTATCCAGATTTGCATTACGGAAGAGATTCTTTAGTAGGCGTTGCATTATTTTTGACACATTTGGCAAAAGAAAATAAAACAGTTTCGGAGCTTAGAGCAACATACCCAGCATATTACATGGGTAAAAAGAAGATAGAGCTTACTCCAGAAATTGATGTTGATGCACTTTTGGTAAAAATGCAGGAAGAATATAACATTTCGACTTCGCTCAATGTGGAAGAAATTTCTACGATAGACGGTGTGAAAATTGATTTCCCAGAAAATTGGGTACATTTAAGAAAATCTAATACCGAGCCAATTATTAGAATTTACACAGAAGCCTTTTCTCAGCAAGAAGCAGATGAACTGGCAGACAAAATGATAGCAAAAATTAAAAGTTTGATTTAATTGCTGGATGATGGAAGTCAGAAGATGGAAGTTTTAAAAATTATCTTTGAAATCCAAACACCTGACATATCAAATAAAGCACTGAAAATCAATTTAAAATATTAAAATTCATTCGATTTCTGAAACAAGAATTCAGACCAATAAAAGTCTAAAATCTTGAATCTAAAATCTCAAATCTTATATCATTTGGAAGAATTTTTTGAAAATGAGCTTGCTAAAAAGTTCGAAGACATGATAGAAAATAACGAACAATTCTACTTTGACACAGAAGAAGTAGAAGACATTGTTATTTTTTATTTAGAAATGGGAGACATTAATTTTGCAGAAATGGCTGTGAATTATGGCTTAAATCTTCATCCTAACTCTATCGAACTGAAAGTTAAGCAATTAGAAGTCTTTTTAGAACTTGAAAAATATGTTCAAGCTCGTCAATTAATTGAAGAGTTGAAACCTTCATGTTCAGAAAGCACCGACTTTTTGGTTTGTTGTGCCAAATATTATTCTAACAACGGAAATCCTAGAAAATCAATAGAATTTTGTGAAAAAGCATTAGAACTTGAAGAAGAAGAAAGCTTCTTACATAATTTCATTGCAGATGAATATTACAATCTTCAAGACCCTTTTAATGCATTGAAAAACTATAAATTAGCATTAAAACACGATCCTCAAGATGAGTATGCACTAGAAAGTGCGATGATGTGTTATGGCGAAATGACTCGTCATGCTGAAGCAGAAGAATTTTTGCAAAATTATATCAATCAGTTTCCTTTTTCAGAAACCGCTTGGTTTGAGATGGGACAATTCTATTTCAACCGAAAAAACTACGAAAAAGCAATTCAGTCTTTTGATTATCTATTAGCGATTAATTCTGATGCAGCTGGAGTTTATGCCAATAAAGCAGCGTGTTATGAAGCGATGGAACAATGGGAAAAAGCGATTGAGGTTTACGAAGAACAGCTTGAATTAGAATATACCAAAGCTTTTACTTTTTACAAAATTGGAT is part of the Cloacibacterium normanense genome and encodes:
- a CDS encoding GLPGLI family protein codes for the protein MKAILMLLFFWTGVLYSQNIKVIYMNKNSKFTTFQEDLFITKNNIVSIRDSITINTFDEKNSMNNNQAIFFTKDKLYKIFYYKNNPNKTIIKDYIGDTIYFVEDDIPVIKWSTNYNETKNIAGFLCNKATAEFRGSKITAFYTKDLKYNTGPFKFYGLDGLILEISENENLEYNSWVAIKVDTNYKNDYKIPEIKESIKIKLRDFLEIKEKKKEEDFDKIVSKAPAGTIITRHKIKRNEIEKIYEWE
- a CDS encoding tetratricopeptide repeat protein; protein product: MEEFFENELAKKFEDMIENNEQFYFDTEEVEDIVIFYLEMGDINFAEMAVNYGLNLHPNSIELKVKQLEVFLELEKYVQARQLIEELKPSCSESTDFLVCCAKYYSNNGNPRKSIEFCEKALELEEEESFLHNFIADEYYNLQDPFNALKNYKLALKHDPQDEYALESAMMCYGEMTRHAEAEEFLQNYINQFPFSETAWFEMGQFYFNRKNYEKAIQSFDYLLAINSDAAGVYANKAACYEAMEQWEKAIEVYEEQLELEYTKAFTFYKIGLCYKAAKKNMEALRAFQKSLREDPQFYLSMMEQSDLYLEMGSMKEALHFAKEAVALNENNLEFQKKLAFLYIDSGRFEESLSCLKKLVDVEPKRFYNWYAYSEVIMLIGEYEDAITVLEQATKIHQRAELYYQLSNSYLHLNDEENGQKALQKALELDESLSNDMQEKYPFIKEQISKEKSKNK
- the glmM gene encoding phosphoglucosamine mutase produces the protein MSLIKSISGIRGTIGGKVDDNLTPVDVVKFTAAFGTWLQKNKNKKDLTLVIGRDARISGAMVNSLVTATLQGLGIHVVDLGLSTTPTVEVMVPELNADGGIILTASHNPKQWNALKLLNEKGEFISGKDGAEMLEIAEKEDFNFAEVDDLGKYETRTDAFDIHIQKILDLPMVDVEAVKAKKFKVVLDAVNSTGGISLPPLLEKLGCEVVKLYCEPNGQFPHNPEPLKEHLTDICDLIKKEGADLGIVVDPDVDRLALIDENGEMFGEEYTLVAVADYLLRHKKGVAISNLSSSRALRDVARNLDSEYFASAVGEVNVVTLMKEKNAVIGGEGNGGIIYPDLHYGRDSLVGVALFLTHLAKENKTVSELRATYPAYYMGKKKIELTPEIDVDALLVKMQEEYNISTSLNVEEISTIDGVKIDFPENWVHLRKSNTEPIIRIYTEAFSQQEADELADKMIAKIKSLI